In Xiphias gladius isolate SHS-SW01 ecotype Sanya breed wild chromosome 16, ASM1685928v1, whole genome shotgun sequence, a genomic segment contains:
- the LOC120801755 gene encoding protein FAM171B-like — protein sequence MRLLICLTSALVLCASGEAAPEPSPTAGHSPRIDEGNFPNRDHTRQGTSQYQQQVLDPSPGSAFNLKVQVSDMLSRQFLSQAAVEVYINYTRAGAALTGEDGGVLLHVPYQTGLPMTVVASKDGYVDTLLPCKTSRMPIFSSVTVSLLGLNQANIWLFEDSVLISGKTSDAWSQPVVQFPKSLLNLTDSSNVTSVKAYLTVPKLSSEDDGLLNTLGITSTNSGYVGVELSPVAAVSVQLFSGDTELHVTGPIQMSLSIPDSCGLQISNVVPAWFLNRTTGGWMRKGLGKVVSVDGKLMWTFTAPHLGYWIAAPLSSTKGFFGLAIPIDFILGHSSILMVLLGGMLVILTCLLVGLLYYRRSSLSETEAKKIPSVMRKDQTTSTCDDDVFDPQDGLSPSFTEKLDNRHNSSVNSMHNGDVIANPSAVAIALACTELDLNPEPNDSTYLCKTTEQMRVPASLTESLFFYNQPVAILHAPAFFHLEEQEEQPQWSKSATLPRAGASNSAATEPLSKDSFTQTLPKGPPVTQNQAVETEDQLGVLAASQAASSTNTSRGHFNLPESMSVPGTLNKIGDSRHSVHASSEFSKAASAQPPRAWFVSLEGKPAAEIHYAVTEQQRRRRPVESRETSLDSGVDMSELNQSSGRRAVTLERNATFVKSRSSSKHAPPQ from the exons ATGCGCCTGTTGATCTGTCTGACGTCCGCGCTGGTTCTATGCGCGAGCGGCGAAGCGGCTCCGGAGCCGTCTCCGACTGCGGGACACTCTCCGCGTATCGATGAGGGGAACTTTCCGAACCGGGATCACACGAGGCAAGGAACCTCTCAGTACCAACAACAAGTGCTAGATCCCTCGCCAG GTTCTGCCTTTAACCTGAAGGTCCAGGTTAGCGACATGCTGAGTCGTCAGTTCCTGAGCCAGGCAGCGGTGGAGGTTTACATCAACTACACCAGGGCCGGCGCCGCTCTCACTGGGGAGGACGGTGGTGTTCTGCTTCATGTACCGTACCAAACTGGGCTGCCTATGACAGTTGTGGCCAGCAAGGATGGCTATGTCGACACACTGCTGCCGTGTAAAACCAGCAGAATGCCGA TATTTTCATCAGTGACTGTGTCACTACTTGGTCTAAATCAAGCGAACATCTGGCTCTTTGAAGATTCTGTCCTGATCTCTGGCAAAACATCTG ATGCTTGGTCGCAGCCTGTTGTTCAGTTCCCCAAGAGCCTGCTGAATCTGACAGACAGCAGTAACGTCACCTCTGTCAAAGCCTACCTGACCGTTCCCAAGCTGTCGTCAGAGGATGACGGCCTTCTCAACACTTTGGGCATCACAAGCACTAATTCAG GATATGTCGGTGTGGAACTGAGCCCAGTGGCGGCCGTCAGCGTGCAGCTTTTCTCAGGAGACACAGAGTTACATGTGACCGGGCCCATACAGATGAGCCTCAGCATCCCTGACAGCTGTGGACTTCAGATTTCAAATGTTGTCCCAGCATGGTTCTTGAACCGGACCACTG GTGGATGGATGAGAAAAGGACTAGGAAAGGTGGTGTCAGTAGATGGAAAACTCATGTGGACCTTCACAGCTCCTCACCTAGGCTACTGGATTGCAGCACCTTTGTCATCTACCAAAG GTTTCTTTGGACTTGCCATTCCCATCGACTTCATCTTAGGCCATTCATCTATCCTGATGGTTCTCCTCGGAGGAATGCTTGTTATTCTCACCTGTCTTCTGGTTGGATTATTGTATTATCGCAG AAGTTCCCTCAGTGAAACTGAGGCAAAGAAGATCCCATCAGTGATGAGAAAAGACCAAACCACTTCCACATGTGACGATGACGTCTTTGATCCGCAGGATGGGCTGAGCCCGTCATTCACAGAAAAGCTGGACAATCGGCACAATTCCTCTGTTAATTCAATGCACAATGGCGATGTAATAGCCAATCCCAGTGCTGTGGCCATTGCGCTGGCGTGTACCGAACTGGACCTCAACCCTGAACCAAATGATTCGACCTATTTATGCAAAACTACAGAGCAGATGAGAGTTCCAGCATCTCTGACtgagagtttgtttttctacaacCAGCCTGTTGCCATCCTTCACGCACCAGCATTCTTCCATTTGGAGGAGCAAGAGGAACAGCCCCAGTGGAGCAAGTCGGCTACTCTGCCCCGTGCAGGGGCTTCAAACAGCGCTGCCACTGAGCCACTGAGTAAAGACAGCTTCACCCAGACACTGCCAAAAGGTCCGCCTGTGACCCAGAACCAGGCAGTGGAAACTGAGGACCAGCTCGGAGTTTTAGCGGCCTCTCAGGCAGCATCCTCCACCAACACGTCCAGGGGTCACTTCAACCTCCCAGAGTCCATGTCAGTCCCTGGAACACTAAATAAAATCGGGGACAGCAGGCACTCGGTACATGCCTCATCAGAATTTTCTAAAGCCGCGTCAGCCCAGCCTCCCCGGGCCTGGTTTGTATCACTGGAGGGCAAACCTGCAGCTGAGATCCATTACGCtgtgacagagcagcagaggagacgAAGGCCAGTGGAGAGTCGAGAGACCAGTTTAGACTCGGGGGTGGATATGAGCGAACTGAACCAGTCGTCTGGGAGGAGGGCTGTAACACTGGAGCGCAATGCTACTTTTGTCAAAAGCAGATCCAGCAGTAAACATGCACCTCCACAGTAA